Proteins encoded within one genomic window of Camelina sativa cultivar DH55 chromosome 19, Cs, whole genome shotgun sequence:
- the LOC104765768 gene encoding flavonol synthase/flavanone 3-hydroxylase-like → MKDLDPTYIQAPEHRRDSNFIPNQPEEIRVIDLSRLDDPEDVQNVIAEIGDACEKWGFFQVINHGVPLDARQRVEKTVKTFFDLPREEKIKVKRDEVNQVGYHDGEHTTNVKDWKEVFDMYFKNPVVIPSSTDPEDEGIRLVYNKWPQFPSDLREACEEYARHAEKLAFKLLELISLSLGLPKERFRDYFKEQMSFFRINRYPPCPRPDLALGVGHHKDPDVLGLLAQDEVGGLQVRRRSDGVWFPIRPVPNALVINLGNCMELWTNDKYWSAEHRVVVNTTRERYSIPFFLLPSHDVEVKPLEELVSPKNPPRYKGYKWGKFYASRNRSNFQNQDIENIQTDDFKVVKE, encoded by the exons ATGAAGGATCTTGATCCAACTTACATCCAAGCACCAGAGCATAGAAGAGATTCGAATTTCATCCCTAACCAACCCGAAGAAATACGTGTGATTGATCTCTCGCGCCTCGATGATCCCGAAGATGTCCAAAACGTTATCGCAGAGATCGGTGACGCCTGTGAGAAATGGGGATTTTTTCAGGTCATTAATCATGGTGTGCCTTTGGACGCAAGACAACGTGTGGAGAAGACTGTGAAGACGTTTTTCGATTTGCCAagggaagaaaaaataaaggtgAAGAGAGACGAGGTGAATCAAGTAGGGTATCACGATGGTGAACACACGACAAACGTTAAAGATTGGAAAGAAGTGTTCGATATGTATTTCAAAAACCCAGTGGTTATTCCTTCTTCCACTGATCCTGAAGACGAAGGTATAAGGCTTGTTTACAACAAGTGGCCTCAGTTTCCTTCTGATTTAAG ggAAGCATGTGAAGAATATGCAAGACACGCTGAGAAATTAGCGTTCAAGCTCTTAGAACTAATTTCATTAAGCTTAGGCTTACCAAAAGAGCGTTTTCGTGATTACTTCAAAGAACAAATGAGCTTTTTCAGGATAAATCGTTATCCACCATGTCCAAGACCTGACCTAGCTTTAGGTGTTGGTCACCACAAAGACCCAGACGTGTTAGGTTTACTGGCTCAAGATGAGGTTGGAGGATTACAAGTGCGTCGTAGATCGGACGGTGTTTGGTTTCCCATTAGACCCGTCCCTAATGCTCTTGTCATCAATTTAGGCAACTGTATGGAG CTATGGACGAATGATAAGTATTGGAGCGCAGAGCATAGAGTGGTGGTGAACACAACAAGAGAGAGATATTCCATACCATTCTTCTTGTTGCCTTCACATGATGTGGAAGTGAAGCCATTAGAAGAGCTTGTGAGTCCTAAAAACCCTCCAAGGTACAAAGGCTATAAATGGGGTAAGTTCTACGCCAGTAGAAACAGAAGCAATTTTCAAAACCAGGATATCGAAAACATTCAAACTGATGACTTCAAAGTTGTGAAAGAATAG